In Perca fluviatilis chromosome 18, GENO_Pfluv_1.0, whole genome shotgun sequence, one genomic interval encodes:
- the LOC120546619 gene encoding bromo adjacent homology domain-containing 1 protein, with translation MTHARQKGSLKQNDGSAESWDSCPLWPHGGTMGDAWPERSLRFGRTKKISEIVKQRKVMAKRANDKRGRTEKSDQNRKLDRRRDKKRHRKSYPLRGRAGSSDGEGLSCHVLLTRLEESIREQESSKERVRKDARRHLSLKPKPQKGKSSKRKEAESLPKTKLKSNSAGHGECIHVPQPRKRRLASLNAEAVNSLLLERATDPQAAAKQARRQEEPTNGGISLDTNPTKSGVPGGLKATQGNISKASKSHKLCQNSKRVKKAKANRAESGGMSQESLDAPAPRRLAGLNAAALLKLTSVSATSKPRVKAAPAATVTSDCKAPAAVSTPKQHSRVKLKHKGQSQKLKGKKVPPLHSGCTACKKKADFEPKVEWETGSCTHRLTKPGYQSRSMLGYPLKQVKEEQLETELSPYYCCPPEGSVEYCHSLAFFLGQQPYGESDDQPLNSAMTPVKRECLVTSPSLTHSHPHTALTLSPHPCLCTADHCFSSYYVHIAHPPHTGTTSASLASQPLNFAPSSLCPNRTAGSKLLGPQVSHSSGMAHPAYCNSVASPCYSDACGISGYTYRAMPPVTSRGCSFSTGCTGCTHSIKTEGYSSSQGDHSPSLLVPPSLPISSCPLSSVPTSTQTKPHLLTPLSGRDQPQARLKLATECPQSNEPSNGLLSMGRTRLPQKQPSPLPSLSSTKQKRVSRRRATNGWRPVGMPTEREVFIAGEDEMALRQCYEGVERDGEVIHVRDTVLLRSGPRKKSLPYVAKISSLWEDPKTGELMMSLFWYYRPEHTQGGRDPSTHCENEIFASRHQDENSVACIEDRCYVLPLAQYCRFCALVKRRAEGTPPGSASMVPCCPDFAPPSHRCVPTDVDPELVYLCRHVYDFRFGRILKNLQ, from the exons ATGACTCACGCAAGGCAGAAGGGTTCCCTCAAGCAGAACGACGGCAGCGCTGAGTCGTGGGACAGCTGTCCTCTTTGGCCACATGGTGGCACTATGGGCGACGCCTGGCCTGAGCGCTCACTTCGATTCGGGAGGACAAAGAAGATAAGTGAGATCGTCAAACAAAGGAAAGTCATGGCCAAGAGGGCGAATGACAAAAGAGGGAGGACCGAAAAATCCGATCAGAACAGAAAACTTGACCGAAGGCGTGACAAGAAACGGCACAGGAAGTCCTATCCTTTGCGCGGTAGGGCTGGGAGTTCAGATGGGGAGGGACTCAGCTGTCATGTCCTCCTTACCCGATTGGAGGAAAGCATCCGTGAACAGGAGAGTTCTAAAGAACGGGTGCGAAAGGATGCACGCCGACATTTATCTCTCAAACCCAAACCCCAAAAAGGGAAAAGCAGTAAACGGAAAGAGGCTGAGTCATTACCAAAAACCAAATTAAAGTCAAACAGCGCAGGTCATGGTGAGTGTATTCATGTCCCACAACCTCGCAAGCGCAGACTGGCCTCTCTCAATGCTGAGGCAGTGAACAGTCTACTGCTTGAAAGGGCTACTGACCCTCAGGCGGCAGCTAAACAGGCCAGGAGACAGGAAGAGCCCACGAATGGAGGGATATCCCTGGATACAAATCCAACCAAGAGTGGTGTCCCTGGAGGTCTGAAGGCCACGCAAGGAAACATCAGTAAAGCCTCCAAATCTCACAAACTGTGCCAAAACTCAAAGCGGGTCAAGAAGGCCAAAGCCAACCGAGCAGAGAGCGGGGGGATGAGTCAGGAGAGTCTGGATGCCCCCGCCCCCAGAAGATTGGCTGGACTCAACGCTGCAGCCCTGCTGAAGTTAACCAGCGTGTCTGCTACCAGTAAACCGAGAGTAAAGGCTGCACCCGCAGCTACTGTCACATCAGACTGCAAGGCTCCTGCTGCTGTCTCCACCCCGAAACAGCACTCCAGGGTCAAACTCAAACACAAGGGGCAGTCACAAAAGCTGAAGGGGAAAAAGGTCCCTCCCCTGCACAGTGGCTGCACGGCCTGCAAGAAGAAGGCAGACTTTGAACCCAAAGTGGAGTGGGAGACAGGCAGCTGCACCCATCGACTGACCAAACCCGGCTACCAGTCCCGCAGCATGCTAGGGTACCCCTTAAAGCAAGTGAAGGAAGAGCAGCTGGAGACCGAACTGAGCCCATACTACTGCTGTCCCCCAGAGGGCTCAGTGGAATACTGCCACAGCCTGGCCTTCTTTCTGGGCCAGCAGCCCTACGGAGAATCGGACGATCAGCCACTTAACTCAGCCATGACCCCCGTGAAGCGCGAGTGCCTCGTAACCTCACCGTCCCTGACCCATTCCCACCCGCACACAGCTCTGACCCTCAGCCCGCACCCTTGCCTCTGCACGGCCGACCACTGCTTCTCCAGCTACTACGTTCACATCGCCCACCCGCCACACACTGGAACCACGTCAGCAAGCCTGGCCTCGCAACCTCTGAACTTTGCCCCCTCCAGTTTGTGCCCTAATCGGACGGCCGGCTCCAAGCTGCTGGGTCCACAGGTGTCCCACAGCTCGGGGATGGCCCACCCCGCCTACTGCAACTCGGTGGCTTCGCCCTGTTACAGTGACGCCTGCGGGATCAGCGGCTACACCTACAGAGCCATGCCTCCTGTCACCAGCAGGGGTTGTTCGTTCAGCACAGGATGCACTGGATGCACACACAGCATCAAAACAG AGGGTTACTCCTCCTCTCAGGGTGACCACAGCCCCTCCCTTCTGGTTCCCCCATCCCTGCCCATCTCCAGCTGCCCTCTCTCCAGCGTGCCCACTTCCACCCAGACTAAACCCCATCTGCTGACCCCCCTGTCGGGGCGAGACCAACCCCAGGCCCGGCTAAAGCTGGCCACGGAATGCCCACAGAGCAACGAACCCTCCAACGGCTTGCTGTCAATGGGCCGCACACGGCTGCCCCAGAAACAGCCGTCGCCCTTGCCAAGCCTCAGCAGCACCAAACAAAAGAGAGTCAGCCGCAGACGTGCCACCAACGGCTGGCGGCCTGTTGGAATGCCCACGGAGAGGGAGGTCTTTATTGCG GGAGAGGATGAAATGGCCCTGCGGCAGTGTTATGAAGGAGTGGAGAGGGACGGTGAAGTGATACATGTCAGAGACACTGTGCTGCTACGATCGGGCCCCAGGAAGAAATCCCTCCCATATGTTGCCAAGATATCATCGCTGTGGGAGGACCCCAAAACAG GAGAGCTGATGATGAGTCTTTTCTGGTACTACCGACCTGAGCACACACAGGGAGGCCGAGATCCCAGCACACACTGTGAG AATGAGATTTTCGCCTCTCGGCATCAGGATGAAAATAGTGTGGCCTGCATAGAAGACAGATGCTACGTTCTCCCACTAGCCCAGTACTGTAG attttgTGCCTTGGTGAAGCGGCGTGCCGAAGGCACCCCACCTGGCAGCGCCAGCATGGTGCCCTGCTGCCCCGACTTCGCCCCCCCTTCCCACCGCTGTGTGCCCACAGACGTCGACCCCGAGCTGGTGTATCTCTGCCGGCACGTCTACGACTTCCGCTTTGGACGCATCCTGAAGAACCTGCAGTAG